From Phycisphaerae bacterium, one genomic window encodes:
- a CDS encoding prephenate dehydrogenase gives MHKIIDIKNLDQIAIIGVGLLGGSIGLALRAAGFGGCRIGAGRRASSLRKALNCDAVDVVTRDVAKAVSGSQLVILCTPIRQFDGLITRMAPALSPGTYVTDVASTKAQVVRMAERLLPDPVRFVGSHPMAGSEKTGVEFARADLFQLSTCILTPTSRTKPATVSWMRRFWEALGCRTVVTSPERHDRLLARVSHLPHAVAAALVNLAVCESAIDLAGPGFADATRIAGGDATMWTDIFRTNRRAVLQAIDRLVAELRWFRQKLDDDDAQAILKWLAAGQEARNKWISRRYRKKVLPP, from the coding sequence GTGCACAAGATCATTGATATAAAGAATTTAGACCAAATCGCGATCATCGGAGTAGGTTTATTGGGTGGGTCGATTGGGTTGGCTCTGCGCGCCGCAGGATTTGGCGGATGTCGTATTGGAGCCGGACGCCGGGCTTCCTCCCTGCGGAAAGCCCTCAATTGCGATGCCGTGGACGTCGTGACCCGGGACGTCGCCAAGGCAGTTTCCGGCTCCCAACTGGTCATTCTGTGTACGCCCATCCGTCAGTTCGATGGTCTGATAACCCGAATGGCCCCGGCGCTGTCACCGGGAACCTACGTTACGGACGTTGCCAGCACGAAAGCCCAGGTCGTCCGGATGGCCGAGCGCCTCTTGCCCGACCCGGTTCGCTTTGTCGGTTCCCATCCCATGGCAGGTTCAGAGAAGACGGGTGTTGAGTTCGCCCGCGCGGATTTGTTTCAATTGTCGACCTGCATCCTTACCCCGACTTCCCGAACGAAGCCGGCGACCGTCAGTTGGATGCGCAGGTTTTGGGAGGCGCTGGGGTGTCGAACGGTGGTGACCAGCCCCGAACGGCACGATCGGTTGTTGGCCCGGGTCAGCCATCTGCCGCACGCTGTTGCCGCCGCTCTGGTCAATCTGGCGGTTTGCGAATCGGCCATCGATCTCGCGGGCCCGGGGTTTGCGGACGCGACCAGAATCGCCGGCGGGGATGCGACTATGTGGACGGATATTTTCAGGACCAACCGGCGGGCCGTGCTCCAGGCGATCGATCGGCTGGTTGCCGAGCTGCGATGGTTCCGCCAGAAGCTCGATGACGATGATGCCCAGGCCATTCTGAAATGGCTGGCCGCCGGTCAAGAAGCCCGCAACAAATGGATATCGAGACGTTACAGGAAGAAGGTATTACCTCCATGA
- a CDS encoding right-handed parallel beta-helix repeat-containing protein, with protein MSWMVILMASLLQAAAGQSQEATFVEINGEKYGAQADDFGPIGGGRGYKQIIGKGDLTVKNLDQLIDALGKAKAGQVVFIPGETEIDCTARVYIEELVLQVPAGVTLAGNRGENGSVGALLCSDALKTPLLIRAAGPDVRVTGLRIRGPNPKRYLDHHHRSFAEGRGHEYYYKFPTSAGIGTEHPGLEVDNCEISGFSHCGVKLSRGDRHHIHHCFIHHCQYNGLGYGVSHDTASSLIERNLFDFNRHSIAGTGRPGCSYEARHNVELGTSLSHCFDMHGGRDRKDGTDIAGTRIAIHHNTFRAPEHAVAIRGVPQETCEVFGNWFPRHDSPQAAVRASAGTHVRNNAYGAAPAVMDPQPQAREKAAATQPG; from the coding sequence ATGTCTTGGATGGTCATACTGATGGCGTCACTTCTGCAGGCGGCAGCGGGTCAGTCGCAGGAGGCGACGTTTGTTGAAATCAACGGCGAGAAGTACGGGGCGCAGGCAGATGATTTCGGTCCCATTGGTGGCGGGCGCGGGTACAAGCAAATCATCGGCAAGGGTGATTTGACCGTCAAGAACCTGGACCAACTGATCGACGCCCTCGGCAAGGCCAAGGCCGGGCAGGTCGTATTCATCCCGGGCGAAACGGAGATCGACTGCACTGCCCGGGTGTACATCGAGGAACTGGTTCTGCAAGTCCCCGCCGGTGTCACGCTGGCGGGCAATCGCGGGGAGAACGGCTCGGTGGGAGCCCTGCTCTGCTCCGATGCCCTCAAGACACCGCTACTCATCCGGGCAGCCGGCCCCGACGTGCGGGTCACCGGGCTGCGGATCCGCGGCCCCAACCCCAAGCGATACCTTGACCATCACCACCGATCGTTCGCCGAGGGCCGCGGGCACGAGTACTACTACAAGTTCCCGACCTCCGCCGGCATCGGCACCGAGCACCCTGGCCTGGAGGTCGACAACTGCGAGATTTCGGGTTTCAGCCATTGCGGCGTCAAGCTTTCGCGCGGCGACCGGCACCATATTCACCACTGCTTCATTCACCATTGCCAGTACAACGGACTGGGCTACGGCGTTAGCCACGATACCGCTTCGTCGCTGATCGAGCGGAACCTGTTTGACTTCAACCGCCACTCCATTGCCGGTACCGGCCGGCCGGGGTGCAGCTACGAAGCCAGGCACAACGTCGAACTGGGCACCTCGCTCAGCCACTGCTTCGACATGCACGGCGGGCGCGACCGCAAGGACGGCACGGACATCGCCGGCACGAGAATCGCCATCCACCACAACACCTTCCGCGCGCCCGAACACGCGGTGGCTATCCGCGGCGTGCCACAGGAAACGTGCGAGGTGTTCGGCAACTGGTTCCCGCGCCACGACAGTCCGCAGGCGGCGGTTCGAGCGTCGGCCGGTACTCACGTCCGCAACAACGCCTATGGCGCGGCCCCCGCCGTTATGGATCCGCAGCCGCAGGCCAGAGAGAAGGCAGCCGCCACACAGCCGGGCTGA
- a CDS encoding phosphoribosylformylglycinamidine synthase subunit PurS — MSQHTASPLWRITVSPKRAELDSHGAAILRDIHELGLPHVRVVASSRLFLMETDLPETVLERIASLLLADPITESYRLHRGGDEREPAHDDSDCEIEVHLKGGVMDPVAASTLAAVADMGIDTRALAISTARLYRLQGLANLDELEFVARRLFYNDCIEEAYLSGFGRHDVRPQHLPVAPKRDFELRYVPLRRLDDVALRKLSREAHLFLSLEEMKTIQDHYRTLGRDPTDLELEMFAQTWSEHCVHKTLKSAVRYRGAAFPKTSSASQKMLPDGTVEVCYENLLRDTVARATNDLTGSGRVNWCLSVFKDNAGVIEFDKDYAVAFKVETHNHPSAIEPYGGAATGIGGCIRDVMGVGLGAKPIANTDVFCVGRPDFPMNLLPKGVLHPRRILKGVVAGVRDYGNRMGIPTVNGAVVFDNRYLGNPLVFCGCVGLMPNRCIEKKPNPGDLIVLIGGRTGRDGIHGATFSSSELTDTHADEFSHAVQIGDAITEKKVLDAMMRARDHADGCLYTATTDCGAGGLSSAVGEMGEKLGADVELSKVPLKYAGLRYDEIWISEAQERMVLAVPPGNWEKVRAICEAENVEATVIGTFRNDGRLIIKYDGKQVGDIDARFLHGGVPKTRREATWKPAVSGATPLDPPLARGEGVLGAMPTAPRGHANMPGGRDLLLSRLSDLNTASKEWIIRQYDHEVQGASVVKSLVGPGLGPSDAAVLRPRLSSDKGIVLANGICPSLSDVDPYWMAVAAIDESLRNVICVGGDPNRTAILDNFCWGNCEDPQTMGALVRACQGCYDAAVAFGTPFISGKDSLNNEFALDANDARQLGEMMPLFNNRIRIPETLLISAMSVIDDVKRCVTMDAKPSDQPTLFFYVGLKARQWSEALIKDAAGLHAAVSELIRSGKVLAAHDCSDGGILQALAEMAFAGQCGIEATFTDLCPFSPGTSGYILQVPESAANDVARIAEQRAGVFARRIATTARNEKLIWRAGDRRSEVPLADLAKAWRASLNW; from the coding sequence ATGAGTCAACACACCGCCTCACCTCTATGGCGGATCACGGTTTCACCCAAGCGAGCGGAACTCGACTCCCACGGGGCGGCCATCCTCCGCGACATTCACGAACTGGGTCTGCCGCATGTCCGGGTGGTGGCGTCCAGCCGGCTTTTTCTGATGGAGACGGATCTTCCGGAGACCGTCCTCGAACGGATTGCCTCTTTGTTGCTGGCGGACCCGATCACCGAATCGTATCGCCTGCATCGCGGCGGCGACGAGCGGGAACCGGCCCATGACGATTCTGACTGCGAGATCGAGGTGCATCTCAAGGGAGGCGTCATGGATCCGGTGGCGGCGTCGACTCTGGCGGCGGTGGCCGACATGGGCATCGACACCCGCGCACTGGCGATTTCAACCGCGAGGCTGTATCGCCTGCAGGGGCTTGCGAACCTCGACGAGCTTGAGTTCGTTGCCCGGCGGTTGTTCTACAACGACTGCATCGAAGAGGCGTATCTCAGCGGGTTCGGACGCCATGACGTCCGGCCACAGCATCTGCCGGTCGCGCCGAAACGCGATTTCGAATTGCGTTACGTGCCGTTGCGCCGGCTTGACGACGTGGCCTTGCGGAAGCTTTCGCGCGAGGCGCATCTCTTTTTATCGCTCGAAGAAATGAAGACCATCCAGGATCACTATCGCACGCTCGGCCGTGATCCGACGGACCTCGAGTTGGAGATGTTCGCCCAGACCTGGAGCGAGCACTGCGTCCACAAGACCCTCAAGAGCGCGGTTCGGTATCGCGGCGCGGCGTTCCCGAAGACGTCGTCGGCCTCACAGAAGATGCTGCCGGACGGCACGGTCGAGGTGTGTTATGAGAATCTGCTGCGCGACACCGTTGCCCGGGCAACCAACGACCTGACCGGCAGCGGACGGGTCAACTGGTGCCTGTCGGTGTTCAAGGACAACGCGGGGGTGATCGAATTCGACAAGGATTACGCGGTCGCGTTCAAGGTCGAGACGCACAACCACCCGTCGGCCATCGAGCCTTACGGCGGAGCCGCCACCGGTATCGGCGGGTGCATCCGCGATGTGATGGGTGTCGGGCTGGGGGCCAAGCCGATCGCCAACACGGATGTCTTCTGCGTCGGTCGGCCGGACTTCCCCATGAACCTGCTGCCCAAGGGGGTGCTGCACCCGCGTCGAATTCTCAAAGGCGTCGTGGCCGGCGTTCGCGACTACGGCAACCGTATGGGCATTCCGACCGTCAACGGCGCGGTCGTTTTCGACAATCGATATCTCGGCAACCCGCTGGTGTTTTGCGGTTGCGTGGGATTGATGCCCAACCGGTGTATTGAAAAGAAGCCGAACCCGGGAGACCTGATCGTGCTGATCGGCGGGCGTACCGGGCGCGACGGCATTCACGGCGCGACGTTCTCATCGTCGGAGTTGACGGATACACACGCCGACGAGTTTTCACACGCCGTTCAGATCGGCGACGCCATCACTGAGAAGAAGGTGCTCGACGCGATGATGCGGGCCCGCGACCACGCCGACGGATGCCTCTACACGGCGACGACCGATTGCGGGGCGGGCGGCCTGAGCAGCGCGGTCGGCGAAATGGGCGAGAAGCTCGGAGCTGACGTCGAGCTATCGAAGGTGCCGCTCAAGTACGCCGGCCTGCGATATGACGAGATCTGGATCAGCGAGGCCCAGGAGCGGATGGTGCTGGCCGTTCCGCCGGGCAACTGGGAGAAGGTGCGAGCGATTTGCGAGGCGGAGAACGTCGAGGCGACAGTCATCGGCACATTCCGCAACGACGGGCGGCTGATCATTAAGTATGACGGCAAACAGGTCGGCGACATCGATGCCCGGTTCCTGCACGGTGGTGTTCCGAAGACCCGCAGGGAAGCGACGTGGAAACCCGCGGTATCAGGCGCGACCCCCCTCGATCCCCCCTTGGCAAGGGGGGAAGGAGTGCTGGGTGCCATGCCCACGGCTCCGCGTGGGCATGCCAACATGCCGGGTGGGCGAGACCTGCTCCTGAGCCGTCTGTCGGATCTCAACACCGCCAGCAAGGAATGGATCATCCGTCAGTACGATCACGAGGTCCAGGGAGCCAGCGTGGTCAAGTCGTTGGTGGGCCCCGGCCTGGGGCCGTCGGACGCGGCGGTATTGCGGCCGAGGCTGTCCAGCGACAAAGGCATTGTTCTGGCCAACGGCATCTGCCCGTCGCTGAGTGACGTCGACCCCTATTGGATGGCGGTTGCGGCCATCGACGAGTCGCTCCGCAACGTGATTTGCGTCGGCGGCGATCCGAACCGCACGGCCATCCTCGACAACTTCTGCTGGGGCAACTGCGAGGATCCGCAGACGATGGGCGCGCTCGTCCGGGCCTGCCAGGGATGCTACGACGCGGCGGTGGCCTTCGGTACGCCGTTCATCTCCGGCAAAGACTCGCTCAACAACGAGTTCGCTCTCGATGCCAACGACGCCAGGCAGCTTGGCGAGATGATGCCGCTGTTCAACAACCGCATTCGCATTCCCGAGACGCTGCTGATCAGTGCGATGAGCGTGATCGACGATGTCAAACGATGCGTGACCATGGACGCCAAGCCCAGTGACCAGCCCACGCTGTTCTTCTACGTCGGGCTGAAGGCCCGGCAGTGGTCGGAGGCGCTGATCAAGGACGCCGCCGGTCTGCACGCGGCCGTCAGCGAACTCATTCGATCGGGCAAGGTCCTGGCCGCCCACGACTGCAGCGACGGCGGCATCCTGCAGGCCCTGGCCGAGATGGCCTTTGCCGGCCAGTGCGGCATCGAGGCGACGTTTACCGATCTGTGTCCGTTTTCGCCCGGTACCAGCGGGTACATTCTGCAAGTGCCTGAGTCGGCGGCGAATGATGTTGCCCGAATCGCCGAGCAGCGCGCGGGCGTTTTTGCCCGCAGGATCGCGACGACGGCTCGCAACGAAAAGCTGATTTGGAGGGCAGGCGATCGCCGGAGTGAGGTGCCGCTGGCCGATCTGGCCAAGGCGTGGCGGGCGAGCTTGAATTGGTAA